One Arthrobacter sp. StoSoilB20 DNA segment encodes these proteins:
- a CDS encoding helix-turn-helix domain-containing protein produces MKALEIDDDGVVTLLSDVLEDLGVGNARLLLAPAEDNRTVRETVIVDAEDDDEIRPGALVMLIGVRGRAALPALRRIMAGRPTAVAVKGSERELEAVAELLQPTGIGLVAVAPGLRWDKFESIALDRVRENDVPGETPTSVHRDLFAIAQTTATLTNGHVVIEDPGNRVLAYSPASNDVDELRRLSILARRGPEKYQKLLKESGVYKHLQATEAPVHVEANLEAGLRERVAIGIHAGSRVMGYIWLQEGVEPLAANTDRIMVGAARHAAIELVRHRNEQSQSMREDRVSSLLSGTAQVHSQAQSAGIDPAKPAALVLISAGGLSQSAAGLQLRRGELSKVASIHAAAYRPGAVVGALGMETAIILPDVDPQKSLPAINRLVNTIVRDATTHLHFQVQAAVGPIVPRLDALHATLDHVRSVLKVMEATPDVRVASYSDVETTVLTRELLELLESRTTLRHAGITRLCGRYPEFALTLLTYLEFFGDVNRCAEELAVHRNTVHYRLRRACEVAGLDLQSADERLLAHLQIRLWTYAGTKG; encoded by the coding sequence TTGAAAGCCCTGGAAATTGACGACGACGGCGTCGTCACCCTATTGAGCGATGTCCTCGAAGACCTGGGTGTCGGCAACGCCCGGTTGCTGCTGGCCCCGGCAGAGGACAACAGAACCGTTCGCGAAACTGTCATTGTTGATGCTGAAGACGACGACGAGATCCGCCCAGGGGCCTTGGTCATGTTGATCGGCGTTCGCGGGCGTGCGGCGCTCCCTGCGCTCCGCCGCATCATGGCGGGCCGTCCCACAGCAGTTGCTGTCAAGGGCAGTGAACGCGAGTTGGAAGCCGTGGCCGAGTTGCTCCAACCGACCGGCATTGGACTGGTGGCGGTCGCCCCGGGGCTCCGCTGGGATAAGTTCGAGAGCATCGCGCTGGACCGGGTCCGTGAGAACGATGTGCCCGGGGAAACCCCCACGTCAGTCCACCGCGATCTGTTCGCGATCGCCCAAACCACGGCCACACTGACCAATGGCCACGTGGTGATCGAAGATCCGGGCAACAGGGTCCTTGCCTACTCCCCGGCGTCCAATGACGTTGACGAGCTCCGCCGGTTGTCCATCCTGGCGCGGCGTGGCCCTGAAAAGTACCAGAAACTCCTCAAGGAATCAGGAGTCTACAAGCACCTCCAAGCTACTGAAGCACCTGTTCACGTAGAGGCCAACCTCGAGGCCGGGCTTCGGGAACGTGTGGCGATCGGCATTCACGCCGGCAGCCGGGTGATGGGGTACATCTGGTTGCAGGAAGGTGTTGAACCACTGGCGGCCAACACGGACCGCATCATGGTGGGTGCGGCCAGGCATGCGGCCATTGAGCTGGTACGGCACCGCAATGAGCAGTCGCAGTCGATGCGCGAGGACCGGGTGTCCAGCCTGCTCAGCGGCACGGCGCAAGTCCATTCCCAGGCCCAATCCGCGGGCATCGATCCCGCCAAGCCAGCGGCGTTGGTGTTGATCTCCGCAGGAGGGCTGAGCCAAAGCGCGGCCGGTCTGCAGCTGCGCAGGGGGGAACTGTCCAAAGTGGCATCGATCCACGCCGCTGCATACCGGCCCGGCGCGGTGGTAGGAGCCCTTGGCATGGAAACGGCCATCATCCTCCCGGACGTGGACCCGCAAAAGTCCCTGCCCGCCATCAACCGGCTGGTCAACACGATTGTTCGTGATGCCACCACGCACCTTCACTTCCAGGTGCAGGCAGCAGTGGGTCCCATCGTTCCGCGCTTGGATGCCCTGCATGCCACCCTTGATCACGTTCGCAGCGTCCTTAAAGTCATGGAAGCAACGCCGGACGTCCGTGTGGCCTCTTACAGCGACGTGGAAACAACAGTCCTGACCAGGGAATTGTTGGAGCTGCTCGAATCCCGGACCACCCTGCGTCATGCAGGAATCACCCGGCTATGCGGTCGCTACCCGGAATTCGCCCTGACCCTCCTGACCTACCTGGAGTTCTTCGGAGACGTGAACCGGTGCGCCGAGGAATTGGCGGTCCACCGCAACACTGTTCATTACAGGCTGCGTCGCGCTTGCGAAGTGGCCGGGCTGGATCTGCAATCCGCAGATGAACGCTTACTGGCACACCTCCAGATCAGGCTCTGGACCTATGCAGGGACCAAGGGCTAG
- a CDS encoding glutaminase — MDIQNLLDDIVGAVQPHVGQGNVADYIPQLGAVDAQQFGISVATREGEVYSAGDAHVDFSIQSISKVFALALVLAFDGDSIWKRVFREPSGNPFNSLVQLESEDGIPRNPFINAGAIVVTDRLLSLTGNAAYAVRDLMRQETTKDSIDTDQQVAGSELANSHRNASLAHFLASCGNLENPVEDVLDSYAKQCALAMTCEDLALATRFLASNGLGADGTLLLSPAQTKRINAVMLTCGTYDAAGEFAYRVGLPGKSGVGGGIVAVVPNKCSISVWSPGLGRSGNSVAGVAALDEFTTRTGWSVF, encoded by the coding sequence ATGGATATCCAGAATCTCCTCGACGACATCGTCGGGGCCGTGCAGCCGCATGTCGGCCAAGGCAACGTCGCTGACTACATCCCCCAACTGGGAGCCGTGGACGCCCAACAATTCGGCATATCCGTCGCCACTCGTGAGGGCGAGGTGTATTCAGCCGGAGACGCCCACGTGGACTTTTCCATCCAAAGCATCTCCAAGGTCTTTGCGCTCGCCTTGGTACTGGCATTCGACGGAGACAGTATTTGGAAACGGGTGTTCCGGGAGCCCTCCGGCAACCCCTTCAACTCACTGGTCCAGTTGGAGAGTGAAGACGGCATTCCCCGGAACCCCTTCATCAACGCCGGTGCAATCGTGGTGACGGACCGCCTTCTGAGCCTGACCGGAAACGCAGCGTATGCCGTGCGGGATCTGATGCGTCAGGAAACCACCAAGGACAGCATCGACACCGATCAGCAGGTGGCCGGCTCCGAACTGGCCAACAGCCACCGCAACGCTTCCTTGGCTCACTTCCTGGCAAGCTGCGGCAACCTGGAAAACCCGGTGGAGGACGTCCTGGATTCCTATGCAAAGCAATGCGCGCTCGCCATGACCTGTGAAGACCTTGCACTCGCAACCCGGTTCCTTGCCTCCAACGGCTTGGGCGCAGACGGGACGCTGTTGCTCTCTCCGGCGCAGACCAAGAGAATCAACGCGGTCATGCTCACGTGCGGGACGTATGACGCCGCTGGCGAATTCGCATATCGGGTGGGACTTCCGGGCAAGAGCGGCGTGGGCGGCGGAATCGTGGCCGTGGTCCCGAACAAGTGCTCCATCAGCGTGTGGAGCCCTGGGCTGGGACGATCCGGGAATTCCGTGGCCGGGGTCGCAGCGCTGGACGAATTCACCACCCGTACCGGCTGGTCGGTGTTTTAG
- a CDS encoding amino acid permease: protein MAASPPSNAFAPEESGYRKTLKPRQIQMIAIGGAIGTGLFMGAGGRLNGSGPALVLVYAVCGFFAFLILRALGELVLYRPTSGSFVSYAREFYGEKMAYTAGWLYFLNWAMTSIVDVTAVALYVKFWGQYWAPINDVPQWLIALIALVVVLSLNLVSVKIFGEMEFWFAMIKVGALVTFLVVGICFIVFGGRTDVGVPGFNVIAENGGMFPMGSVAPLLAISGVVFAYAAVELVGTAAGETAEPHKVMPKAVNTVVIRIGVFYVGSVLLLSLLLPFTSYKAGESPFVTFFSHLGDPQAGAISASVMNFVVLTAALSSLNAGLYSTGRILRSMAVNGSAPQFTGRISKSGVPYGGILLTAVITLVGVGLNAVVPSQVFEIVLEVSAVGIIGGWATIMLCHIKLQHWVRNGKVVRPAFRLFGAPFTSYLTLGFLAFVLVTMGFSETGRWVLASLLVLAPLLIAGWYAYRGRIRTALTS from the coding sequence CTGGCTGCCAGTCCGCCGTCGAACGCTTTCGCCCCGGAGGAAAGCGGCTACCGCAAAACCCTTAAGCCCCGGCAGATCCAGATGATCGCCATTGGCGGTGCGATCGGCACCGGGCTCTTCATGGGCGCCGGAGGCCGCCTGAACGGATCCGGACCCGCGCTGGTCCTGGTCTATGCCGTCTGCGGATTCTTCGCGTTCCTGATCCTGCGGGCACTCGGCGAGTTGGTGCTGTACCGCCCCACCTCCGGCTCGTTCGTTTCCTATGCCCGCGAGTTCTACGGCGAGAAAATGGCCTACACCGCGGGCTGGCTCTATTTCCTGAACTGGGCCATGACCTCCATTGTGGACGTCACCGCCGTAGCCCTCTACGTGAAGTTCTGGGGCCAATATTGGGCACCCATCAACGACGTCCCGCAGTGGCTGATCGCATTGATCGCTTTGGTAGTGGTGCTCTCCCTGAACCTGGTGTCCGTGAAGATCTTTGGTGAGATGGAGTTCTGGTTCGCCATGATCAAGGTGGGCGCCCTGGTGACGTTCCTCGTGGTGGGAATCTGCTTCATTGTTTTCGGCGGCCGGACGGATGTTGGCGTTCCGGGTTTCAACGTCATCGCTGAGAACGGTGGCATGTTCCCCATGGGCTCAGTGGCACCGCTCCTGGCCATCAGCGGCGTGGTGTTTGCCTATGCAGCTGTGGAACTGGTGGGCACCGCGGCCGGCGAAACCGCCGAACCCCACAAGGTGATGCCCAAGGCCGTGAACACCGTGGTGATCCGCATCGGGGTCTTCTACGTGGGCTCAGTCCTGCTGCTCTCGCTCCTGCTTCCCTTCACGTCCTACAAAGCCGGCGAATCTCCGTTTGTCACCTTCTTCTCGCATCTCGGTGATCCACAGGCCGGAGCCATCTCCGCATCCGTGATGAACTTCGTGGTCCTCACCGCGGCATTGTCCAGCCTCAACGCCGGCCTCTATTCCACCGGCCGCATCCTCCGCTCCATGGCGGTCAATGGCTCGGCTCCGCAATTCACAGGGCGGATCAGTAAGTCCGGGGTGCCCTACGGCGGCATCCTACTGACAGCGGTCATCACTCTGGTGGGTGTCGGCTTGAACGCCGTCGTTCCATCCCAGGTCTTTGAAATCGTGCTGGAAGTCTCGGCGGTGGGCATCATCGGCGGCTGGGCCACCATCATGTTGTGCCACATCAAGCTCCAGCACTGGGTCCGCAACGGCAAAGTGGTGCGGCCTGCGTTCAGGCTCTTCGGAGCGCCCTTCACTTCCTATCTCACCCTCGGATTCCTGGCCTTTGTCCTGGTCACCATGGGGTTCTCGGAAACGGGCCGCTGGGTGCTGGCCTCGTTGCTGGTGTTGGCGCCACTGCTGATAGCCGGCTGGTATGCGTATCGCGGCCGCATCCGTACAGCCCTGACGTCCTAG
- a CDS encoding DNA alkylation repair protein, with protein MTPKDGRGPKGGKAPNDRKPAAPAPGTEPTAVAFLERLKIRQSDVEQAKYRRYFKTGKGDYAEGDFFMGVRMGEVFTLAKEFATMSLEDIEMLLEQDIHEARAGAVKIMALQAQKKKTTEERRRELYGLYLRRQDRINNWDLVDLGAGNVVGGWLLNKPRDPLYSLARSPNMWERRTAIVATSAFIREGQLDDTFAIAALLLGDKEDLIHKAVGGWVRDAGRSSRERLLAFLDEYAATMPRTSLRYAIEHLGKEQRSYYLTLKDRVSSG; from the coding sequence ATGACCCCCAAGGACGGAAGAGGGCCCAAGGGCGGGAAGGCCCCCAACGACCGCAAGCCTGCCGCGCCGGCGCCGGGAACCGAGCCCACCGCCGTCGCGTTCTTGGAGCGCCTGAAAATCCGCCAGTCGGATGTCGAGCAAGCCAAATACCGGCGCTATTTCAAGACCGGCAAGGGCGACTATGCCGAGGGCGACTTCTTCATGGGCGTCCGCATGGGCGAGGTTTTCACACTGGCCAAAGAGTTCGCGACCATGTCCCTGGAAGATATCGAGATGCTCCTGGAGCAAGACATCCACGAGGCCAGGGCCGGTGCCGTGAAGATCATGGCTCTCCAAGCGCAGAAAAAGAAGACCACGGAAGAACGGCGTCGGGAACTTTACGGGTTGTACCTGCGGAGGCAGGATCGCATCAACAATTGGGACCTGGTGGACCTAGGCGCTGGGAACGTGGTGGGCGGATGGCTGCTGAACAAGCCGCGCGACCCGCTCTACAGCCTGGCCCGGTCGCCGAACATGTGGGAGCGCAGGACGGCCATTGTTGCCACCTCGGCGTTCATCCGTGAAGGCCAGTTGGATGACACGTTCGCGATCGCCGCCCTCCTGCTCGGAGACAAAGAAGACCTCATCCACAAAGCCGTGGGCGGGTGGGTTCGCGATGCCGGACGCAGCAGCCGCGAACGCTTGCTGGCCTTCCTGGACGAGTACGCGGCAACCATGCCCCGCACGTCTCTTCGTTACGCGATCGAGCACTTGGGCAAGGAGCAGCGGAGCTATTACCTGACGCTTAAAGACAGGGTTTCTTCCGGCTAA